The Apodemus sylvaticus chromosome 17, mApoSyl1.1, whole genome shotgun sequence genome contains a region encoding:
- the Slc45a4 gene encoding solute carrier family 45 member 4, whose amino-acid sequence MKMAPQNADSESMQVQELPVPLPDPQKPRDPEAETQEETTSEGSIDRIPTRLWVMHGAVMFGREFCYAMETALVTPILLQIGLPEKYYSLTWFLSPVLGLIFTPLIGSASDRCTLSWGRRRPFILVLCVGVLIGVALFLNGSAIGLALGDVPSRQPIGIVLTVLGVVVLDFSADATEGPIRAYLLDVVDSEEQDMALNIHAFSAGLGGAIGYVLGGLDWTQTFLGDWFHTQNQVLFFFAAVIFSVSVALHLFSIEEEQYSPQQDRGPEDATLPSTSVQPGASAPATRLSSLGGGMQDGSPPFPDEVQSEHELSLDYLDVDIVRSKSDSVLHMADATLDMEPPLLFLHDIEPSIFQDASYPSTPQSTSQELLRAKLPRLSTFLRESTKEDDTLLDNHLNEAKVPNGRGSPPVNSFSRSKVDLKPSVTSSSMRRRRHMFHRQASSTFSYYGKIGSHCYRYRRANAVVLIKPSRSMSDLYDLQQRQRSRHRNQSGATASSGDTESEEGETETTVRLLWLSMLKMPKELMWLCLCHLLTWFSVIAEAVFYTDFMGQVIFKGNPQAPSNSTKWHAYNAGVKMGCWGLVIYAATAAICSALLQKYLDNYDLSIRIIYMLGTLGFSVGTAVMAMFPNVYVAMVTISTMGVVSMSISYCPYALLGHYHDIKEYVHHSPGNSKRGFGIDCAILSCQVYISQILVASALGGVVDAVNTIVVIPIVASVGSFLGFLTATFLVIYPEVSEEAKEEQKGLSSGPTGEGEGGAGSEKPTVLKLSRKGGLRGLVETESMV is encoded by the exons ATGAAAATGGCTCCGCAGAATGCCGACTCGGAATCTATGCAAGTACAAGAGCTGCCTGTGCCCCTGCCAGACCCTCAGAAACCCAGAGACCCAGAGGCCGAGACCCAAGAGGAGACCACAAGCGAGGGGTCCATAGACAGAATCCCCACACGCCTGTGGGTCATGCATGGGGCAGTGATGTTTGGCAGGGAATTTTGTTACGCCATGGAGACCGCGCTGGTTACACCTATACTGTTACAGATAG GCCTCCCCGAGAAGTACTACAGCCTCACCTGGTTCCTGAGCCCTGTCCTTGGCCTCATCTTCACACCGCTTATTGGCTCTGCAAGTGACCGCTGCACCCTGAGCTGGGGCCGCCGGCGGCCCTTCATCCTCGTGTTGTGTGTGGGGGTCCTCATTGGGGTTGCACTTTTCCTCAACGGCTCTGCTATAG GTCTGGCGCTCGGCGATGTTCCCAGCCGGCAGCCCATTGGCATTGTCCTCACGGTGCTGGGAGTGGTGGTCCTGGATTTCAGTGCCGATGCAACTGAAGGGCCCATCCGTGCCTACCTGCTGGATGTGGTAGACAGTGAAGAACAGGACATGGCCCTCAACATACATGCCTTCTCTGCTG GCCTTGGTGGGGCCATTGGCTACGTGCTGGGTGGGCTGGACTGGACACAGACCTTCCTAGGTGATTGGTTCCACACACAGAACCAGGTGCTGTTCTTCTTCGCTGCTGTCATCTTCTCAGTGTCGGTGGCTCTGCATCTCTTCAGCATCGAGGAGGAGCAGTACAGCCCACAGCAGGACCGCGGGCCTGAGGATGCCACCCTGCCCAGCACCAGTGTTCAGCCTGGAGCCTCAGCCCCTGCTACCCGCCTCAGCTCCCTTGGTGGGGGCATGCAGGACGGCAGCCCCCCATTCCCAGATGAGGTGCAGTCAGAGCACGAGCTGTCCTTGGACTACCTCGATGTGGACATTGTGCGCAGCAAGAGTGACTCGGTGCTGCACATGGCTGATGCCACTCTGGACATGGAGCCTCCACTGCTCTTTCTGCATGACATCGAGCCCTCCATCTTCCAAGATGCTTCCTACCCCAGCACCCCGCAGAGCACCAGCCAAGAGCTCCTGAGGGCTAAGCTGCCCCGCCTGTCCACGTTCCTCAGGGAGTCCACCAAGGAGGACGACACCTTGCTTGATAATCACTTGAATGAAGCTAAAGTCCCAAATGGGAGAGGCTCCCCACCAGTGAACTCCTTCAGCCGCTCTAAGGTAGACTTGAAGCCCTCAGTCACATCTAGTTCCATGAGGCGGCGTAGGCACATGTTTCACAGGCAGGCTTCTAGCACCTTCTCCTACTACGGCAAGATTGGGTCCCACTGCTACCGCTACCGCCGGGCCAATGCAGTGGTCCTGATCAAGCCATCCCGAAGCATGAGTGACCTGTATGACCTGCAGCAGCGGCAGCGCTCCCGGCACCGCAACCAGAGTGGGGCCACTGCCTCCAGCGGGGACAcggagagtgaggagggggagaCGGAGACCACCGTGCGCCTGCTGTGGCTATCCATGCTAAAGATGCCCAAGGAGCTGATGtggctctgcctctgccacctgctcACGTGGTTCTCTGTCATCGCAGAGGCTGTCTTCTATACTGACTTCATGGGCCAGGTTATCTTCAAAGGGAACCCCCAG GCCCCCTCCAACTCCACCAAGTGGCACGCTTACAATGCTGGCGTGAAGATGGGCTGCTGGGGCCTGGTCATCTACGCTGCTACTGCTGCCATCTGCTCAG CCCTGCTACAGAAGTACCTGGACAACTATGACCTGAGCATCAGGATCATCTACATGTTGGGGACACTGGGCTTCTCCGTGGGCACCGCTGTGATGGCCATGTTTCCTAACGTCTACGTGGCCATGGTTACCATCAGCACCATGGGTGTTGTCTCCATGAGCATCTCCTACTGCCCCTATGCCCTCCTAGGGCACTACCATGACATCAAGGAG TATGTCCACCACAGTCCGGGAAATTCCAAGCGTGGATTTGGCATTGACTGCGCCATCCTCTCCTGTCAGGTCTACATCTCCCAGATTCTGGTTGCATCTGCCCTTGGGGGCGTGGTCGACGCTGTGAATACTATTGTTGTCATCCCCATAGTGGCTTCTGTAGGCTCGTTCCTGGGCTTCCTGACAGCCACATTCCTGGTCATCTACCCTGAGGTATcagaagaagctaaggaggaacAGAAAGGCCTGTCCTCAGGGCCCACTGGTGAAGGCGAAGGTGGAGCAGGCAGCGAAAAGCCCACTGTTCTGAAGCTGTCTCGGAAAGGGGGCCTTCGGGGCCTGGTGGAGACAGAGTCTATGGTGTGA